The Falsibacillus albus genome includes the window TTGATCGTCTCCTCTTTTTTCTTATGGTCCACTGTAATCAAATCAATATCGTAGCGCTTGATTTTATTTTTTGCGCGTCCACCCTTAACCTCGATTTGTCCATTGATGCAGCCGCCGTTTGCATATACATGATTATCTAAATGCAGCCAAGCCTTTGGCATGCCAATTTTGCTTTTTAATAAGCGTTGTTGAAATAGCATTTCCATCACCTTATGTCAAAGAATTAATGAAAAGTAGCACCTATTAAATAAAGGTTCATACCAAAAATTTAATTTGCTCAAGTCACAAATAAAATAATGCAACTTTTACGGTAAAATTACAAGTACTTTTCGATAAATAATTTGTAAAATTTTTTGGGAATATCTAGATAAAAATTTTTCATTTAAAGACGCGTTTTTTCACACTTTTCTGCCAGAAAAATCATCCTTCTGGCATGTATGTTTCATGAACATTATACTTAAGGGTAAATGCAACTGGAGGAGTGATCATGATGAGAGTTGAAATATGGTCGGATATTGCCTGTCCGTTTTGCTTCATCGGAAAACGAAGATTTGAAGCAGCTCTGGAAAAATTCACAGCAAAGGATCAAGTAGATATCATTTTTCGAAGTTTCCAATTGAATTCAAACGCACCTTTGCAAACCGATAAAGACATTCATACCATTTTGGCAGAAAAATATGGAATGACTCTTGAAAAAGCTAAAATGATGAACAGTCAAATTACTCAACAAGCCAAAGATGAAGGACTCGATTTTCATTTTGATACATTGATTCCTACGAATACATTTGATGCCCATCGCGTCCTTCATTTTGCCGCAACCCAAGGTAAGATGGATCAAATGAAGGAAGCCCTTCTCAAGGCATACTTTACTGATTCCCTCAATATCGGCGACCACGAAACGCTCATCAAGCTCGCCGAAAGTATCGGCATCGATGGAAAGGCTGCTGAAGAAGTGCTGCAGTCAGAAGATTTCAGTTCCGATGTCCGTACGGACCAGGAATTAGCTTCCAAAATCGGGGTGACAGGCGTTCCATTTTTTGTTTTCAATCAAAAATATGCCGTATCTGGTGCACAGTCAAGGGAAGTTTTCCTTGAAGTATTAGAAAAAGTAAAAGCGGAAGACATTCAAGAAAAACCACAACTGTTGAACGGTCAAACCACGGTTCCATCCAACGGCTGCAGCGATGATGGATGCGAAATTTAGGAGAAATCCCCATATAAAATAAGAGCTGTCCTGGACAGCTCTTTCGGTGATGAATCAATCTTTTATATCTTTTGAAATTCCTTTTCAAAATAAAATGTCTTTGGATGTTCGGCTACAATATAAGAGTAAGTTTTCATATGCTTCACGTATTGCCACTTTAGAACAGTGACTTGTTCACCGGTCTGTTTTATATGAACAAGGTCACCTTGCTTAAATCGGTTGTTTGAATTTTTCAAACGAACACTTCCTTTCTCCTTTATTATATCATTGATCGGATAGCCTCCGTTCATTTCTTCCTATAATTTCATCCGCTGATTGATTCGGTGGCTTGCCTAATGATTCGGTTTCTGTTATTCTATAGGAGAATTATTTTTGTTCGGTATACAAGGGTCAAAAGTTTTTCGCCTGGATATCGTTGAGAGCAAGAATAGTAATACATTGTGTGTACTGCACACTAGGAGGCAACAATAATGGAAAACGGTAAAGTAAAATGGTTTAACGCAGAAAAAGGTTTCGGATTCATCGAGCGCGAAGGTGGAGAAGACGTATTCGTTCACTTCTCAGCTATCCAAGGCGAAGGTTTCAAAACTCTTGACGAAGGTCAAGAAGTAACTTTCGACGTAGAACAAGGTGCTCGTGGACCACAAGCAGCTAACGTTGTTAAAGCATAATTTATGATTTACCCTTATAAACAGCCCTTCACTTTTTGTGAAGGGCTGTTTTTTGTTCTTCAGTTGAAGAGGAATATAAACAGGGAAGGCAAAGCGGAAAACGGGCAATTATCCGGCCATATATCTACATACGAAAAAACCCTGCTCAACGAACGAGCAGGGATCTATGAACTGTAAAGCAAATGGTTT containing:
- a CDS encoding DsbA family oxidoreductase: MMRVEIWSDIACPFCFIGKRRFEAALEKFTAKDQVDIIFRSFQLNSNAPLQTDKDIHTILAEKYGMTLEKAKMMNSQITQQAKDEGLDFHFDTLIPTNTFDAHRVLHFAATQGKMDQMKEALLKAYFTDSLNIGDHETLIKLAESIGIDGKAAEEVLQSEDFSSDVRTDQELASKIGVTGVPFFVFNQKYAVSGAQSREVFLEVLEKVKAEDIQEKPQLLNGQTTVPSNGCSDDGCEI
- a CDS encoding sporulation protein gives rise to the protein MLFQQRLLKSKIGMPKAWLHLDNHVYANGGCINGQIEVKGGRAKNKIKRYDIDLITVDHKKKEETINSRSVFCSHDCSPDKTGTFSFVLNIPENIEEKASDHKKFCVMIRVVMENAQSIIQKYPIIIKPFL
- a CDS encoding cold-shock protein, with the protein product MENGKVKWFNAEKGFGFIEREGGEDVFVHFSAIQGEGFKTLDEGQEVTFDVEQGARGPQAANVVKA